A stretch of Pseudoclavibacter chungangensis DNA encodes these proteins:
- the hrpA gene encoding ATP-dependent RNA helicase HrpA encodes MNAALPRITYPPELPVSQRRDDIATAIRDNQVVILAGATGSGKTTQLPKICLELGRTSIAHTQPRRIAARTIAERVADELGVELGGLVGYQVRFTDQVSDETRIALMTDGILLNRIHRDRELRAYDTIIIDEAHERSLNIDFLLGYLKRLLPKRPDLKVIVTSATIDPERFAAHFDDAPIIEVSGRTYPVEIRYRPLVADRVPAAGVDVEADELDELDDEWTPDADRDVNEGIVAALDELAGEAPGDVLVFLPGEAEIRDAQDAIRAHLARSRRPGDTEVLPLFGRLSAAEQHRIFDTKRAPGVVRRVVLATNVAETSLTVPGIAYVIDTGTARISRYSTRAKVQRLPIEPVSQASANQRSGRSGRTRDGIAIRLYSAADFAKRPEYTDPEILRTNLASVLLQMLELGLGEIERFPFIQPPDPRGVRDGVDLLRELGAVDAGEGRAKNARLRLTRTGRSLARLPIDPRFARMVVESKLHDVSREVLVVVAGLTVQDIRERPLDRRARADQLHARFRDPSSDFLTLLNLWDYLDERQQALGSSAFRRLCRDEHLNFVRFREWQDVFRQLRQLAGPLGLRIDRPARTARGTDTATGDAWHAPEGHAAGDAIHRSVLAGLLSHLGVHDRVKRDYLGARGTRFSIFPGSGLAKSPPDAVMAAELVETSRLFARTVARIDPAWAEALAGPLAKRQHSEPHWERKRGQVVALENVTLYGVPVVKGRRVGFAAIDPRWSRDLFIRHALVEGDWTGDHAFERRNRQLRSRLTQIEERERRRDLVADDDVVFAFFDERIPDDVVSQPTFERWWSEAEQHTPELLDLRRADLLGEEAEQADDADAFPTQWRQGDQRLKLRYRFDPGASDDGVTAIVPLPLLARLDPVGFDWQVPGMRTELVTALLRSLPKVIRRNFVPAADWAAKLVDALGDVRPDRAEPVPGPLDDTLRHVAERQVGIRFDTAEFDWSKVPGHLRMRFRVVDERGRELAAGDDLAALQARLKEASERSLLRATSGERPRPGRRDAGPAAVAEASGAASAGHDFDRTALTEWPMDEIPAHIDIRQKQGVVRAYPTLRLGPKGRVDLALVTTADEQAALHPPAVAALVAAGIPSPVSYVQEHLTAQEKLSLASSPYASTSALLADVVRALAARAVAARGDAPVRTRAEFEAIRDALSASLIDELFAQTKVVAETLARHRAAGSAISRANHLSVLPSLADARGQLDALVSDGFVSRTGIDRLAHLPRYLRAVEMRMERMSQNASLERAGLQQITQALGLYEAAGGTLPLAPGAPANIAHARWLLEEFRVSLFAQQLGTAEPASLKRLKQALTA; translated from the coding sequence ATGAACGCCGCCCTCCCCCGGATCACCTACCCGCCAGAGCTGCCGGTCTCCCAGCGACGCGACGACATCGCCACCGCGATCCGCGACAACCAGGTCGTGATCCTCGCCGGCGCGACCGGCTCGGGGAAGACGACCCAGCTGCCGAAGATCTGCCTCGAACTCGGGCGCACCTCGATCGCGCACACGCAGCCGCGACGGATCGCGGCACGGACGATCGCGGAGCGCGTGGCCGACGAACTCGGCGTCGAGCTCGGTGGCCTCGTCGGCTATCAGGTGCGCTTCACCGATCAGGTCTCCGACGAGACGCGCATCGCGCTCATGACCGACGGCATCCTGCTCAACCGCATCCACCGTGATCGCGAGCTGCGCGCCTACGACACGATCATCATCGACGAGGCGCACGAGCGCAGCCTCAACATCGACTTCCTGCTCGGGTACCTCAAACGACTCCTCCCGAAGCGTCCCGACCTGAAGGTCATCGTGACCTCCGCGACGATCGACCCCGAACGGTTCGCGGCGCACTTCGACGACGCCCCGATCATCGAGGTCTCGGGGCGCACCTACCCCGTCGAGATCCGGTACCGGCCGCTCGTCGCCGACCGGGTCCCGGCCGCGGGCGTCGACGTCGAGGCGGACGAACTCGACGAGCTCGACGACGAGTGGACCCCCGACGCGGACCGCGACGTGAACGAGGGCATCGTCGCCGCGCTCGACGAGCTCGCGGGCGAGGCCCCCGGCGACGTCCTCGTCTTCCTGCCGGGCGAGGCCGAGATCCGCGACGCGCAGGACGCGATCCGCGCGCACCTCGCACGCAGCAGACGCCCCGGTGACACCGAGGTGCTCCCGCTGTTCGGCCGACTGTCCGCCGCCGAACAGCACCGCATCTTCGACACGAAGCGGGCACCCGGCGTCGTGCGGCGCGTCGTGCTCGCGACGAACGTCGCCGAGACCTCGCTCACGGTGCCCGGCATCGCGTACGTCATCGACACCGGAACGGCACGCATCTCGCGCTACTCGACGCGCGCGAAGGTGCAGCGATTGCCGATCGAACCCGTCTCGCAGGCCTCGGCGAACCAGCGCTCCGGCCGATCGGGACGAACGCGCGACGGCATCGCGATCCGCCTCTACTCGGCCGCCGACTTCGCGAAGCGCCCCGAGTACACCGATCCCGAGATCCTGCGCACCAACCTCGCGAGCGTCCTGCTGCAGATGCTCGAGCTCGGGCTCGGCGAGATCGAGCGCTTCCCGTTCATCCAGCCGCCCGACCCGCGCGGCGTGCGTGACGGCGTCGACCTCCTGCGCGAGCTCGGCGCCGTCGATGCCGGGGAGGGACGCGCGAAGAACGCGCGGCTGCGCCTCACGAGGACCGGCCGCTCGCTCGCCCGCCTCCCGATCGACCCGCGATTCGCGCGCATGGTCGTCGAGTCGAAGCTCCACGACGTGAGCCGCGAGGTGCTCGTCGTCGTCGCGGGCCTCACGGTGCAGGACATCCGCGAGCGCCCGCTCGACCGCCGGGCGCGTGCCGACCAGCTCCACGCGCGTTTCCGCGACCCGTCGAGCGACTTCCTCACACTCCTCAACCTGTGGGACTACCTCGACGAGCGGCAGCAGGCGCTCGGGTCGAGCGCGTTCCGGCGCCTGTGCCGCGACGAGCACCTCAACTTCGTGCGCTTCCGCGAGTGGCAGGACGTGTTCCGCCAATTGCGTCAGCTCGCGGGCCCCCTCGGCCTGCGCATCGACCGGCCCGCTCGGACGGCGCGCGGCACCGACACCGCCACGGGCGACGCGTGGCACGCACCCGAGGGGCACGCGGCGGGCGACGCGATCCACCGCTCCGTGCTCGCGGGGCTGCTCAGCCACCTCGGCGTGCACGATCGCGTCAAGCGCGACTACCTCGGCGCTCGTGGCACGCGCTTCTCGATCTTCCCGGGCTCGGGGCTCGCGAAGTCGCCGCCCGACGCCGTCATGGCGGCCGAGCTCGTCGAGACGAGCCGATTGTTCGCGCGCACCGTCGCGCGCATCGACCCGGCCTGGGCGGAGGCGCTGGCCGGTCCGCTCGCGAAGCGCCAGCACTCGGAGCCCCACTGGGAGCGCAAGCGCGGCCAGGTCGTCGCGCTCGAGAACGTGACGCTCTACGGCGTGCCCGTCGTGAAGGGTCGCCGCGTCGGCTTCGCTGCGATCGACCCGCGCTGGTCGCGCGATCTGTTCATCCGGCACGCACTCGTCGAGGGTGATTGGACGGGCGATCACGCGTTCGAACGCCGCAACCGGCAGCTCCGAAGCCGGCTCACGCAGATCGAGGAGCGCGAGCGTCGGCGCGATCTCGTCGCCGACGACGACGTCGTGTTCGCGTTCTTCGACGAACGGATCCCCGACGACGTCGTCTCGCAGCCGACCTTCGAGCGCTGGTGGAGCGAGGCCGAGCAGCACACCCCGGAACTGCTCGATCTGCGCCGCGCCGACCTGCTCGGCGAGGAGGCGGAGCAGGCGGACGACGCGGACGCGTTCCCCACGCAGTGGCGGCAGGGCGACCAGCGGCTGAAGCTCCGCTACCGTTTCGACCCCGGCGCGAGCGACGACGGCGTGACCGCGATCGTGCCGCTGCCGCTGCTCGCCAGGCTCGATCCGGTCGGTTTCGACTGGCAGGTGCCGGGCATGCGGACGGAGCTCGTCACCGCCCTCCTGCGTTCGCTGCCGAAGGTGATCCGTCGCAACTTCGTCCCCGCGGCCGATTGGGCCGCGAAGCTCGTCGATGCGCTCGGCGACGTGCGCCCCGATCGCGCCGAGCCCGTGCCGGGGCCCCTCGACGACACGCTGCGGCACGTCGCCGAACGGCAGGTCGGGATCCGCTTCGACACGGCCGAGTTCGACTGGTCGAAGGTGCCGGGCCACCTGCGCATGCGGTTCCGGGTCGTCGACGAGCGCGGTCGGGAGCTCGCGGCGGGCGATGATCTCGCCGCGCTGCAGGCACGGCTCAAGGAGGCGAGCGAGCGCTCGCTCCTGCGGGCGACGAGCGGCGAGCGGCCGAGGCCCGGGCGACGCGACGCGGGGCCCGCGGCCGTGGCCGAGGCGAGCGGGGCGGCATCGGCCGGGCACGACTTCGACCGCACGGCGCTCACCGAGTGGCCGATGGACGAGATCCCGGCGCACATCGACATCCGGCAGAAGCAGGGTGTGGTGCGCGCCTACCCAACGCTCCGGCTCGGCCCGAAGGGACGGGTCGATCTCGCCCTCGTGACGACCGCGGACGAGCAGGCGGCGCTGCATCCGCCCGCGGTCGCGGCGCTCGTCGCGGCCGGCATCCCCTCCCCCGTGTCGTACGTGCAGGAGCACCTCACGGCGCAGGAGAAGCTCTCGCTCGCGTCGTCGCCGTACGCATCGACGTCGGCGCTGCTCGCGGACGTCGTCCGGGCACTCGCGGCGCGCGCCGTCGCGGCCCGCGGTGACGCCCCGGTGCGGACGCGGGCCGAGTTCGAGGCGATCCGGGACGCCCTGTCCGCGTCGCTCATCGACGAGCTGTTCGCGCAGACGAAGGTCGTCGCCGAGACGCTCGCGAGGCACCGCGCCGCGGGGAGCGCGATCTCACGCGCGAACCACCTCTCGGTGCTGCCGTCGCTCGCCGATGCGCGGGGGCAACTCGACGCGCTCGTGTCCGACGGGTTCGTGTCGCGCACGGGAATCGACCGGCTCGCGCACCTGCCCAGGTACCTGCGCGCGGTCGAGATGCGGATGGAGCGCATGTCGCAGAACGCGTCGCTCGAACGCGCGGGCCTGCAGCAGATCACGCAGGCGCTCGGCCTCTACGAGGCCGCGGGCGGCACGCTCCCGCTCGCACCGGGCGCGCCCGCGAACATCGCGCACGCGAGATGGCTGCTCGAGGAGTTCCGCGTGAGTCTGTTCGCGCAGCAGCTCGGCACGGCCGAGCCGGCAAGCCTCAAACGCCTGAAACAGGCCCTGACGGCCTAG
- a CDS encoding TetR family transcriptional regulator has protein sequence MTDPAAPRRPSREAIFEHAGRLFRERGYAHTSVRDISSAAGVDAALVIRHFGSKEGLFLDTMVVDALGDALPGPRERFGERFVAQMLDEDARVRDVFLALVRASDADPVGRRLAEAHERRFVAPLREMLEGDDADLRARLAAALVGGLLYSMWVVGDEGLLAADRDVVVRRYGALLQSLLDA, from the coding sequence ATGACGGACCCCGCCGCACCGCGTCGACCGAGCCGCGAGGCGATCTTCGAGCACGCCGGGCGGCTCTTCCGCGAGCGCGGCTACGCGCACACGTCGGTGCGCGACATCTCGTCGGCCGCGGGGGTCGATGCGGCACTCGTGATCCGCCACTTCGGGAGCAAGGAGGGGCTGTTCCTCGACACGATGGTCGTCGACGCGCTCGGTGACGCGCTGCCGGGGCCACGCGAGCGATTCGGTGAGCGGTTCGTCGCTCAGATGCTCGACGAGGACGCGCGCGTGCGGGACGTGTTCCTCGCGCTCGTGCGCGCGAGCGACGCCGATCCGGTCGGGCGGCGGCTCGCCGAGGCGCACGAGCGACGATTCGTCGCCCCGCTGCGCGAGATGCTCGAGGGGGACGACGCGGATCTGCGTGCGCGGCTCGCGGCGGCGCTCGTGGGGGGACTGCTCTACTCGATGTGGGTGGTCGGCGACGAGGGGCTCCTCGCCGCCGACCGTGACGTCGTCGTGCGACGCTACGGCGCGCTCCTGCAGTCGCTGCTCGACGCGTGA
- a CDS encoding SDR family NAD(P)-dependent oxidoreductase yields MTDHQTPLTSHATVGEWLDHPVGGPLLRDLVAAGGQDASSLAPARSLPLGKLVELSGGKLPAAAVEQLVRGANGGELPEEETAPQPGPATPVAGARFAGRTAIVTGAASGIGRATAERLLAEGARVVAVDLVADRLADIAPGSGELVTVAGDITDPEAVARIVDAAGDRIDALANVAGVMDDMTPLHEVSDAVWRRVMSVNVDGTFLLSRAVLPSMLAAGSGSIVNVTSEAGLRGSAAGFAYTTSKHAVVGMTKSAAFMYSHLGVRVNAVAPGPVATGIQATFASELGADRIKKGMVLLPAVATPESLAASIVFLLSDDASNVSGAILPSDGGWSAQ; encoded by the coding sequence ATGACCGACCACCAGACTCCGTTGACCTCACACGCCACCGTCGGCGAGTGGCTCGACCACCCCGTCGGAGGGCCCCTCCTGCGCGATCTCGTCGCCGCCGGCGGCCAGGACGCCTCGTCGCTCGCCCCGGCACGGTCACTGCCGCTCGGCAAGCTCGTCGAGCTGAGCGGCGGCAAGCTGCCCGCCGCGGCGGTCGAGCAGCTCGTCCGCGGTGCGAACGGGGGCGAGCTCCCCGAGGAGGAGACGGCCCCGCAGCCCGGCCCGGCCACCCCCGTCGCGGGCGCGCGGTTCGCCGGACGTACCGCGATCGTGACGGGTGCCGCCTCGGGCATCGGTCGTGCGACGGCCGAGCGCCTGCTCGCCGAGGGCGCCCGCGTCGTCGCGGTCGACCTCGTCGCCGACCGGCTCGCGGACATCGCGCCGGGCAGCGGTGAACTCGTGACCGTCGCGGGCGACATCACCGACCCCGAGGCGGTCGCGCGCATCGTCGACGCGGCGGGCGATCGCATCGACGCGCTCGCGAACGTCGCGGGCGTCATGGACGACATGACCCCACTCCACGAGGTGTCCGACGCCGTGTGGCGACGGGTCATGTCGGTCAACGTCGACGGCACGTTCCTGCTCAGCCGGGCCGTGCTCCCGAGCATGCTCGCGGCCGGCTCGGGATCGATCGTGAACGTGACCTCCGAGGCCGGGCTGCGCGGCTCGGCCGCCGGATTCGCCTATACGACCTCCAAGCACGCCGTCGTCGGCATGACGAAGAGCGCCGCGTTCATGTACAGCCACCTCGGCGTCCGCGTCAACGCGGTCGCCCCCGGCCCGGTCGCGACGGGCATCCAGGCGACGTTCGCGTCGGAGCTCGGCGCCGACCGCATCAAGAAGGGCATGGTGCTGCTCCCGGCCGTCGCGACGCCCGAGTCGCTCGCCGCATCGATCGTGTTCCTCCTGAGCGACGACGCGTCGAACGTGTCCGGCGCGATCCTGCCCTCGGACGGCGGCTGGTCGGCGCAGTGA
- a CDS encoding aldo/keto reductase yields the protein MTNPVIPDITLNDGTTIPQLGYGLFKVDSDQAERRVSEALEVGYRHIDTARIYGNEEGVGRAIASSGIPRDQLFVTTKLWNDDQGRDRVDAALDASLERLGLDRVDLYLIHWPAPGNGKYVETWERFVELPATGRVTSVGVCNFLEPHLRDIIDATGVRPVVDQIEQHPYLQQPELDAYLREQEIRTEAWGPLAQGKTDLFEEPAVVAAAEAHGKSPAQIILRWHLDKGNIVFPKTNSVERMRENLDVFDFTLTPDEFAAITALDRGPSGRVSADPLEVN from the coding sequence ATGACGAATCCAGTGATTCCCGACATCACCCTGAACGACGGCACCACCATCCCCCAGCTCGGGTACGGCCTCTTCAAGGTCGACTCCGACCAGGCGGAACGTCGCGTGTCGGAGGCGCTCGAGGTGGGCTATCGCCACATCGACACGGCACGCATCTACGGCAACGAGGAGGGCGTCGGGCGCGCGATCGCGTCGAGCGGTATCCCGCGTGATCAGCTCTTCGTCACGACGAAGCTCTGGAACGACGACCAGGGGCGCGATCGCGTCGACGCCGCGCTCGACGCGAGCCTCGAGCGACTCGGCCTCGACCGCGTCGACCTCTACCTGATCCACTGGCCCGCGCCCGGCAACGGGAAGTACGTCGAGACGTGGGAGCGCTTCGTCGAACTCCCCGCGACGGGACGCGTGACCTCGGTCGGGGTCTGCAACTTCCTCGAGCCGCACCTGCGCGACATCATCGATGCGACCGGCGTGCGGCCCGTCGTCGATCAGATCGAACAACACCCGTACCTGCAGCAGCCCGAACTCGACGCGTACCTGCGCGAGCAGGAGATCCGCACCGAGGCATGGGGGCCGCTCGCCCAGGGCAAGACCGACCTGTTCGAGGAACCCGCGGTCGTCGCGGCCGCCGAGGCACACGGCAAGTCGCCCGCGCAGATCATCCTGCGCTGGCACCTCGACAAGGGGAACATCGTGTTCCCGAAGACGAACAGCGTCGAGCGGATGCGCGAGAACCTCGACGTGTTCGATTTCACGCTCACGCCCGACGAGTTCGCCGCGATCACGGCGCTCGACCGCGGGCCGTCGGGGCGGGTGTCGGCGGATCCGCTCGAGGTGAATTGA
- a CDS encoding dolichyl-phosphate-mannose--protein mannosyltransferase, with product MSATSDDEPRSRDDEATTDDAAAVPERPDTDSPDSGTDGGDADADVTPPDGSSIDDAEQGDTAGDTERDGDSNASGTGPAGRDVDDSGSAASARDARDDHDTLSGADTDADADADADADADADADADGDDEDAGGEGTPSPASPPDASDLTPPDDATETVAGGTGAAAGSTAAPATATATATATLTATTEDETVDPGSAAASSSTPTRTGSWADDLWARFTGTAVLRRRTEWILLGAVTLLAALLRLVGLAHPGFLVFDETFYVKDAWSLVHLGYEAKWPENANDSWASGDPNVYLDEASYVVHPPLGKLVIGLGMLLFGADNPFGWRIGVAILGTLAVPLLWLVARKLFGSPVLATIGAFLLAIDGHAIVTSRISILDGILMFFVLLGFLFVLLDRQDFVRRIDARILDWRRTEGAAAGRDAGGAPDDAAPTPIVAGTRAPAKRPGGPDWGPAIWNRPWLVAAAIAFGLASSVKWSGLYFLAAFCLYTVAVDAWERRRRGVTFWASAAVLKQGPVSFLLTIPAAFVVYLSTWTGWLSTTGGFYRTWADEPGNAWTGALAWVPRSLQSLWHYSSEAYKFHTGLSADHPYQSSPLEWPFLIRPTAFSYQYSSASDNAACHAELCVEAITSISNPIIWWSGTVAVIFCVMMLVLQPRWQLGPILVGVGAGYLPWLAYLERQAVFQFYAIAFLPFMILAIVYVLYSIVPASDAPRRARTFGVNATAVFLVVCTLVSALFLPVWTGILIPDWYWSLTHWLVGWK from the coding sequence GTGAGCGCAACGAGTGACGACGAGCCCCGGTCGCGGGACGACGAGGCCACGACCGACGACGCCGCAGCGGTTCCGGAGCGTCCCGACACCGATTCGCCCGACAGCGGAACGGACGGCGGCGACGCCGATGCGGACGTGACGCCCCCGGACGGGTCGTCGATCGACGACGCCGAGCAGGGCGACACCGCCGGCGACACCGAGCGGGACGGGGACTCGAACGCGAGCGGCACCGGCCCCGCCGGCCGTGACGTAGACGACTCGGGCTCGGCGGCATCCGCCCGGGACGCGCGCGACGACCACGACACCCTCTCCGGTGCGGACACGGACGCGGACGCGGACGCGGACGCGGACGCGGACGCGGACGCGGACGCGGACGCGGACGGGGACGACGAGGATGCCGGCGGCGAGGGCACCCCGTCCCCGGCATCACCTCCGGACGCGTCGGACCTCACGCCACCCGACGACGCGACCGAGACCGTGGCGGGCGGCACGGGGGCAGCCGCCGGGTCGACGGCAGCACCGGCGACTGCGACGGCAACCGCAACCGCAACGCTCACCGCGACGACGGAAGACGAAACGGTCGACCCCGGGTCCGCCGCCGCCTCCTCCTCGACGCCGACACGTACGGGGTCCTGGGCTGACGACCTGTGGGCGAGATTCACGGGTACGGCCGTGCTCCGCCGTCGCACGGAGTGGATCCTCCTCGGCGCCGTGACGCTCCTGGCCGCACTCCTCCGTCTCGTGGGCCTCGCGCACCCCGGCTTCCTCGTCTTCGACGAGACGTTCTACGTGAAGGACGCATGGTCGCTCGTCCACCTCGGCTACGAGGCGAAATGGCCCGAGAACGCGAACGACTCCTGGGCGTCGGGCGATCCGAACGTCTACCTCGACGAGGCGAGCTACGTCGTGCATCCGCCGCTCGGCAAGCTCGTCATCGGCCTCGGCATGCTCCTGTTCGGCGCCGACAACCCCTTCGGTTGGCGCATCGGGGTCGCGATTCTCGGCACGCTCGCCGTGCCGCTCCTGTGGCTCGTGGCCCGGAAGCTGTTCGGCTCGCCCGTGCTCGCGACGATCGGCGCATTCCTGCTCGCGATCGACGGCCACGCGATCGTCACGTCGCGGATCTCGATCCTCGACGGCATCCTCATGTTCTTCGTCCTCCTCGGCTTCCTGTTCGTGTTGCTCGACAGGCAGGACTTCGTCCGGCGAATCGATGCCCGCATCCTCGACTGGCGCCGCACCGAGGGGGCGGCGGCCGGTCGGGACGCCGGCGGCGCTCCCGACGACGCCGCTCCCACGCCGATCGTCGCGGGCACCAGGGCGCCCGCCAAGCGCCCCGGCGGGCCCGATTGGGGGCCCGCGATCTGGAACCGTCCGTGGCTCGTCGCAGCGGCGATCGCGTTCGGTCTCGCGTCGAGCGTCAAGTGGTCGGGGCTGTACTTCCTCGCGGCCTTCTGCCTGTACACCGTCGCGGTCGACGCGTGGGAGCGACGCCGACGCGGCGTCACGTTCTGGGCGAGTGCGGCGGTCCTCAAGCAGGGTCCGGTGTCGTTCCTGCTCACGATCCCCGCGGCGTTCGTCGTCTATCTGTCGACCTGGACGGGTTGGCTCTCGACAACGGGCGGTTTCTACCGCACGTGGGCCGACGAGCCGGGGAACGCGTGGACGGGTGCGCTCGCGTGGGTGCCCCGGTCGTTGCAGAGCCTCTGGCACTACTCGTCGGAGGCGTACAAGTTCCACACCGGCCTGTCGGCCGACCATCCGTATCAGTCGTCGCCGCTCGAGTGGCCGTTCCTCATCCGTCCGACCGCGTTCAGCTACCAGTACTCCTCGGCGTCGGACAACGCGGCCTGCCATGCGGAACTGTGCGTCGAGGCGATCACGTCGATCAGCAATCCCATCATCTGGTGGTCCGGGACCGTTGCCGTGATCTTCTGCGTGATGATGCTCGTCCTGCAGCCGCGCTGGCAGCTCGGGCCGATCCTCGTGGGTGTCGGTGCCGGCTACCTCCCCTGGCTCGCCTATCTCGAGCGACAGGCGGTGTTCCAGTTCTACGCGATCGCGTTCCTGCCGTTCATGATCCTGGCGATCGTGTACGTGCTGTACTCGATCGTGCCCGCGTCCGATGCGCCGCGCCGCGCCCGAACGTTCGGCGTGAACGCGACGGCGGTGTTCCTGGTCGTGTGCACCCTCGTGTCGGCGCTCTTCCTTCCCGTGTGGACGGGGATCCTGATCCCGGATTGGTACTGGTCGCTCACCCACTGGCTCGTCGGCTGGAAGTAG
- the rsmI gene encoding 16S rRNA (cytidine(1402)-2'-O)-methyltransferase: protein MIILAGTPIGNLGDASSRLVETLRGADVVACEDTRTTARLLGLLGIEERPRLVALHEHNEQDAAAELVELAREADVVVVSDAGMPAVSDPGYRIVALAAERGVDVTSVPGPTAVVTALAVSGLPTDRFAFDGFVPRKEGERRRFLERLASERRTVVLFESPHRLAATLVDMASVWAAQPERRVVVCRELTKLHEEVRRGTAADLAAWAQEGVRGEIVIVIDAAAPEVVDPSSALDRVLALVAAGTRLKDAAATVAAETGLAKRELYEAALDARRARSEPRAE from the coding sequence ATGATCATCCTCGCCGGAACCCCCATCGGGAACCTCGGCGACGCGTCGTCGCGACTCGTCGAGACGCTCCGCGGCGCGGACGTCGTCGCGTGCGAGGACACGCGCACGACGGCCAGGCTCCTCGGGCTGCTCGGCATCGAGGAGCGCCCGCGGCTCGTCGCACTGCACGAGCACAACGAGCAGGACGCGGCGGCCGAACTCGTCGAGCTCGCGCGCGAGGCGGATGTCGTCGTGGTGTCGGACGCAGGGATGCCCGCGGTCTCCGATCCCGGCTACCGCATCGTCGCGCTCGCGGCCGAGCGCGGTGTCGACGTCACGTCGGTGCCCGGGCCGACCGCCGTCGTCACGGCGCTCGCCGTCTCGGGCCTGCCCACCGATCGATTCGCGTTCGACGGATTCGTGCCGCGCAAGGAGGGGGAGCGACGCCGCTTCCTCGAACGGCTCGCGAGCGAGCGGCGGACGGTCGTGCTGTTCGAGTCGCCGCACCGTCTCGCGGCGACGCTCGTCGACATGGCGTCCGTGTGGGCCGCGCAGCCCGAGCGTCGCGTCGTCGTGTGTCGCGAGCTCACGAAACTCCACGAGGAGGTGCGGCGCGGCACCGCGGCCGACCTCGCCGCCTGGGCGCAGGAGGGCGTCCGTGGCGAGATCGTGATCGTCATCGACGCGGCCGCGCCCGAGGTCGTCGATCCCTCGTCCGCCCTCGACCGCGTGCTCGCCCTCGTCGCCGCGGGAACACGATTGAAGGACGCGGCCGCAACCGTCGCCGCCGAGACGGGTCTCGCGAAGCGCGAGCTCTACGAGGCCGCACTCGACGCCCGACGTGCGCGGAGCGAGCCGCGCGCGGAATAG